Sequence from the Cucumis sativus cultivar 9930 chromosome 1, Cucumber_9930_V3, whole genome shotgun sequence genome:
tttaaaaactatggCTCAAGTGTTCCAAAGCAATGACAATCCCAACACAGGAAAGAGGACCCGATCTAGAGAGAGTTTAAAGAGTACTGTACGTCCcacttatttttataaagtaaGAAGGAGATTGTCATGTAGTAAACTACAGAGTGTCCAGCAAAATTCACAAGAATGAATGTAGGCCTCAAATACATTTCGAGTTTGGATAAAGtttcaatatacaaaaatagcCCACATGAAAAGGTTGTGTTGGAGTGGATTTCTTCTGATACAAAGAATGAGCCATGATGAGACCAAAACCAATGTGATGATATTATAGTTTCAACAAGCATGAAGGCCTCATGAATTTTTCGAGTAAGAAAACAACATCTTGATCATTCTTGTTCGCTAATCtaatggaaatgaaaagaattgtTTCGCCtataataagaaaacataTTCTATATTCATTCTACTTACAACATCTCCAAGCCGAAACCGAAAACAATGGACGGTCTTGCCAACAAATCATCACACAACCATTCTCTTCCTTCATCCTATAACCACCACAACCATACCCCTGCAGCAAGCTCCGAGCCTGCAGCATTCCATAATAACTCAAAGACACTTGCCTAAACCCGGCGACGTCGAACCGCTGATTCCATGTCTCATGTTTTTCATGCCGTTCCTTCCTTTCAGCTCCCTCACAAGCTATGATGTTCTTAATCTCTTCCCCAAATAGCATCTTTTCCAACTTCAACCTCTCCAGGGATGTTCTTGACATGTTAGACTCCAAACAATCAAAGATAGCTGCATATGTGTGGAGAGCTTCCAATAATCTCTCCATAACTGTTGTACCGTTATGGTTAGAATCTTGTTCCGTTACGACCATCACCTTCGGTGTCAAACTCCACAATCCATTCAAAAAACTGTCGATTTTCGTCGCATTAGCCTGAGATAGTGCTGATGAGGAAACTGAATCGGGACTTGGACTGCATCCGTTAACCATATCCTTGTCGAGTAACTCCCTCAATGTGGTTTGGTTCAGATGCGGGTATCTCGAGTATTGAACTCCATTTACATTCTTGGCTGCTGATGGAGATGGCTTTTGCAAGGCTTCATTATCATATCCCAAAAAGTTGTGCAACTGAAGAACTGAATTGATAGCCAGAGCCTCCCCGGTTTTCACACGAAGCTTTTCCATATCAAGATCCTCTAGTCGACTGACAACGGAATTGAATTGAAACGGGATATCCAATTTCTCGGCTTCATTGGTCAACCTACGAGCCATTTGATCCAGAATCTCTTGGCGTGGATGAACTCCAGTGATTCTCAAATGTGGAGGTCCTTCAGGCCTCACActcaaaatttgcaaaagagCAAGCCATTGAGCAGTTTCATTAGCATTGAGATCAATAATATGAATCATCTTTTCCCCCTCCATGGCTTCAACAATAGCTTGATTAGTAAGCACAAAAGCCACCTTGAGGAATGGAAACATATCAAAGAACAATTTCTTAACTAGAATCTCTTCTGACACCATTGGTATCTTAGTAGAGTTAAAGGCCTTGTAAAGACCAGGCCAAGTCTTGAGGATCCTATCCGCGAGAGCCTCGGCGAAATAAGCCGCAATTCGCTGCATTGTATCACCATCTGGAGAAGCAAGATGGGATATTTGATCAAGGGCAAGATTAGCACTGTCAAGACTACCAACAGCCACATGATTTGCACAAGTAAGCAACAAATGGATTAAATACAAACCCCTCTCCTCAGATTTAAGCTCTCTAAGCCATGGATATGGAGAACCCAATTTAGGGGAAAGAGACATCATTGTGAAGAACTGAAGAGGAGAGGAAGTTATGGAGGATGTACCTTCATCTTGAAACATTGTTAGACACAACAGAATCAAAGTATTGGAGCAGAGGAGCAAAATACAAACTAGGATTTCCCAATAATCAACTTCACTGAATAAACCAGCAATTCCTTATGAATACCAATTTAGATGAACAAAAGATAGCAAAATCCTCAGTTATCCTCATCATTTCTCATAGATCAAATTAAACGTGAGAATGGAGACTAAAGGGGAAAAGACAAGATGGGTTTGTTGCTAGAGAATAAATACATtacacaaacacaaacaagaGAGAGacaaaacacaaaatacaaaactcaAAAAGGGAACACAGAAAATACTCAAGTGGGCTAGTCGCAACAGAgaatttcaacaaaaacataagAAGAAACAAACTAATTAAGCAACAAGAATGAAGTTAAAAGAGGAGGAGAGGGacgaagaagacgaagaagacgaagaagaagacgaaagacgaagaagaagacgaagaagaagacgaagaagaagaccaAGTGAAggaaaggcaaaaaaaaagaaaaggaatggTAAATGGAAAAATGGGTTAGTGGGTATAGTAAAGAAGCGAAAAGGcaagagaaaatggaagaaaaatccaaaagggaaaaaggtGTCGGTACTTGAAAAGCGTTGGGTGGGTTTCCTCTGTTTTGATCATAAGTttgtgaattgaattgaattgaattctGTAAGTTGTGTTGTGGTTGTGGGTGAGATGACTACGTTCTCGACAAAGCGTGGTGGTATGATGGTTTTGTCctcatttgatttcttgtcTTTTACTCTAAAGTGGGGAATATCGAATTTCTGAACAAGCATCATcctctgttttcttctttctttcttcacccttcaaacttcaaatgcttccaaaactaaataaattcaagttttttccttatacaaaatatttttctctctcttattcttttttaaaataaatctattttctttctctaatcatctattaatttattaaacatttttaattgtGTAGTTCctaaaaacttttctttttcacaaacaataaaaaagataaattttgtaGCCTTATGTCAAGGAAACCACACCACACCATAACCATAACaataaggaaataataaaGACCAAACAATTAAGagaaagcaaaaacaaatcaaagacaaaaagtaaaattataccCTAAACCAAAAACCAACCATTAATcagaatttcaatttcaatcatTATTTAGCttttattaaatcataaaagCTATATTCTaactctaattttcttttaacaaaggtattgaattttgataatcatttgattttttaaaagtttttaaaaattaaatttacaaacaTCCATTATATCTCAAATTTTCTTAGTTGgttatctactttttattattgtttcaaaaACCAATTTGAGAAGATATagacataatttttaaataagcaaaacattaattaattaacaaatcgATCTTATCTAcgttaaattattttttaaaatttgagaagtgTTTCATATCGTCAAACTTATCATCTTTAGTTTTTAAGCTTTTATGTACAAGATCTTTTTGAGAGTGTTTAATAAATCCTAACCTCTCTTTTGTTTGAAACATATGtttgaatctttcatgttcaCGTGGTAGTAagtcatttaattttttatatgatataatgATAGATATTGACATACGTATATGTATGTTTATAATAGACAATGCCCTTTTGCTATATTGCTATATTGAGAagtaaaatgtttgaaatatgtgtatgtatatatatatatatatagttaaagttaccttcctttatttttcttgaactttGTCCGGATGTGAAGTGGAAAGGGAATCAAGGGGTGGGGTTTAAATATTCCAAAAAGAAGGATAAATCCAAAGAGACgaaaacaaagattaaaaaattagaaaggaaaagagtAGGCCATTGTTGGGGTTTGTTTAGTAGTGGGGTAAGTGATGGTGGGGAAAATGCAAGAAAGTTCAACCAATGTGcttccaaaacccaaaattttgttttgttttgatttgttttggttttcaaaatgGGAAATGAGCATACATTTTGGTGTTATCTTCCCTTCTATTAAGACAAAAGGACATGGTGGTTAAGCTAACTTCCAAAATCAGATACTACATTTATCCCTACTTGTTGACTCTTATAGGCCCCCTTTTccaacttcttttcttcttcttttctttttcttcttccaacttgGCTCACTATTTTAACACTCTAAATTAATGCATGGATGGATTAGGTTCAATTAACACTTCACCTCTCAACTTTCAACTCTTTTCTCTTTGTCTCTAAAACTTTTCATACTCATCTTCTTTAATTGTTTCTTTACTAACATACATTCCAtccaatattatttgaaatttacatGTGGTATATCATATATCGAGTTTAATAACAATCACCAAAATAACCCTTTAAAGACTAATCAATTAAtagagtttctttttcttatgttaaatttgaaaattagtatatcTTAACTGATACTTGTTCTATTAACTTTAAAGTTACAGATTCAATTTCTCCACCACTCtacatattataaaaaaagatagtaGTATTTTTTCATGATATATAGTACTCATAGATAAAAGGGAGAATGAGCTtgaattctttctttccaCGTTAGGATGAGACAAGTTTTCATTCAATTAAGCTACAAAATTATTGGCACTGattgatttgatatttagaagaataaataaagtgAATTCATGattgcaaaataaaaacaaacgaTGTTGAACCAATTCACGTTAAAcgtttaattttatgttacaATAGAGAATTTTAACATGTATCTATGTAGTAAAAAGTTTagatttctaaaaaattgattgttagAAAATGGTAGATATCAATACACAGAGGGTGTTCCAATTGTGAATGCATGAGTCTAAGTATTCACTAACATTTTTCAAGgtattcaaataatatttatgtattcTAACCGACTTAAATTGCAAGTCATTGCTATGGTATCCTTATAcataaagaaatacattgtatgcaaaaaaaaaataccataCTTGAATACAAAAGTTCCCATAGAGTAATAcattgtaatatatttatggTTACCTATCACATAAAAGGAATCTTAGCACTAAATGTGATAAGATAAgtcatcaattttttattatggaaATCAATAAACATGACtaaataaagttgaatttaGTACCAATAAACAACATTAGCGTAACTCTAATTTGTTGGATTTAGAAAATACCAGTTAGTATATCTTTAAAGAGTGAACTGTGAGGGTGCCTCTAAGCATTTACTAGCATCTTTAAAAGtattcaaaataatgataatgtattgtaatatatttaaattgtaaGTCATTTTGAAGGTGCTActatatattaacaaatacaGTGTACGTGAAATATACCTTACTTGAAGacaacaatttttataatagaaatatattgtAAGGTAACTATGATCACATATAACATAAAACGAATCTTGTCCAGTTGTCCCTAGATGAAAAcataagttttcaaattctgattatcaaaaacaaaaagtttgctaaaagtttgaattttatttaagaaatatgaagTTTGAAGGTTTACTggtcttatttatttaagaaattttatttaagagatttaaaaaacaactttagttatttatttactgGTCTTTTGTCACTGTTCATCACTCCCCCTCTCTTATTCCCTttactttctctctttcccttCTCTGAATCGCTCATCTCCATCTCTTCCACTGTCTAATTTCATTCTCGAAAAACAAAGAGCCTCCATCTTCGTCCTTCGCCGAAACCCTTTGAAGAAATCGTTCGTTTCTGTCTCCTTTCTTCTCTGAAACCCTTTTCCATCAAAGCCCTCCTTTTTTTCATTGAAGGATCAATTTTGAGCCCTACTCTGAAGCCatccatcttctttcttctcagAAACCCAGATTCGAAACTATTTTTGGTTTCGTTGTCAATCGATTTGTAAGTCTTCTCCACAATGAACTTGTCTCTGCCTCCCTCCATCTTTGAAACCCTTATTCTTGTCCTTGCATGTTCAATTTGGTTGGGTTGAACATGCAAGGTTCTGTCTTTGCCGTTTCGACTTTCTTTTGCAGCTCATACCTCTCCTTTGCCACTCCAATGAAAACCCCAAAATGCCTGTCGATTTTTTAGTCCATTCGATTAATGTTCATATGGTGGTGGATCCAGTTGCTCTtccatttgaaaaatggtagaaGTTTGAGCTTCAGTGTGAGTATGGTTCGAGGGGAGAGAGCATGATAGAGATGTGAGGTCCATCACTTCTTGGTTTGTATCCTCCTCTAGGActttaaaaagagaagagatgaAAGAGGATGATAATAATTGCGCAAAAAGCTTGAGGAAGATTATCTCTCATTAAATGTGTGTGTAAAATTAAAGCCCTTCAACTCAATTTATAGGCATTGATGTAGCATCTTCAAATGGGATCTAACAAGTGATTAACTCCtataaatataagttattgtagcttttatgtaaaataatggGGCCATATCGCATACTATGGGACTATGGGAAGAAAACAcgagaaaaagtagaaaatttaactaaaagaaCTTTATTCCTGTTTTATCACGTTATTCCTTGTCTTATCGGAGGATTATAAGCAAAAAGTAGAGTTTGACGATAGAATGTCATACAAGAAGACACGTTAAACCAACAAGACAACAATCACAACAAGCTAGGCGATCTTAAGCACTAACAAACAAATTTGGTTGGCATTGAAGGGATAATAAAAGCGCCTGGGAGATGAACATTAgcaaaataatatagaaacaaatttccTTATTAAGACTTAAAAGGCTAAGCATACTTTCTAACtatagattagagaaaaaaaaaacttagttgTTTGATGTTTCAAAATCTACCAAATAAATATCCAAATTGGGGCTCTACTTATCACAAACCTTTCTATCCCGtgggatgagattggtttgtgggaaccaattgagatagaaaaaaaagtttaaatattttttaaagaaactcttttgcataaaagaaaaattattagttaaaagaaaaacaattttcttctgcatatttataactctctttctttcatgaAGTAGGAAATGAAGCAGAatagattctattaatttaaaaaatatgaaattaataaaaatttcaaatttactaattaatttgaggcatttttaaaaatatcaaaataaattaaaatatttacaagttataataaaattttggattctatcacttaaagtcttctatcactataacatatcaataactatcattatagaatttgttatagattataagtattttgttaaatttgctatttttgaaaattttccaattagttaaccattaatcaaatacttaataattaattaaatcatatttaattaatatttcatttaaatcttatttaatgaatatttctctaatatcttatagttttagattaatttaaaatatgaactttattatcattattttcattatactaattcccaaaACTAAacttgaatatttcaaatacaactaatataaataaatttcattatcctttacgagctaggaagggaacctaatggacctacagtttagaagctacaacgatatgagattaatttgataaactcattaaccacattaatcaaacaatttatgatattagtttattggaaCGGGACCTAATAGACCTACAGATCAGAACATTGATCTTCGTAAGCATCtatgattgttttaaaaaatataacaaacccacaaaatatttacactgtgtagaacaattatgaaaaaaaaaaaagctcatgaggctacaatgaaaaatacaaaaaaataacctAATCAACACGCGATTAATCAACCACACACGTGCgtgtaatttttcttataaacgatcatgatacaagattgatcgtttagatattaATACACGATCTTCGTATACAATCTTGCATCAATTCTAAGTTATCTTACTTCACAATCACAATCGTGTtccaaaatcatttatatttagtacaatTCGTGTGATCGTTTTGatctgaaagaaaaaagatgacgAAGATCATTTACCAAGTGGAGATTTAAAgaatcgaaaaaaaaaattagagatgacgaagaagagagaaattctagaagaagaaatgaagaaattgtgAACCAGAAGAGGTCagaatataaagaaataataatataaagagaaaatgaataaattgcaaaaaagaagaaaaaatgtaaaaaatcgtctacaaaattcaaagacaacttaaatttatgaaaatcataggttttttttattttgttatacggacaataaatattttggtttttgttatatttataaaaattaacattaaaaaaccattaaaataattaaaaaatacataaattcataataaaaaaattaggaataataaattattacaaaaatcaataggtaataattttagtaaaaaaagttaaccaaaaaaataaatgatttttgtgaaaagtttaaatatatatatatagatagatatagatatatgAGTGAATACGTCTCTATTCAAGCATGTGGcttttattttgtctttttccaAAGAATGGTCTCTTCAATAGACACATtccaatcaagaaaaaaaaaaacccctttTACGAAAATAGTTTGAACTCCTTCTATTTTCCAAATCACCCCAATTATAAaccttttagaaaaaatgtcgAGCAATAAtaacttcaaataaaatgGCTTGACCTTCTCTAAGAATGAAAGCTTGGAGATTTCTTAAGtgcttaaacaaaaaaaaaaaaagttgtttaccacataattaaatctaaaccAAAACTTTCCCAATCAAGaaataacattaaaacaaaaggttAGGCTTCCTCAGCAGATTGTTTTTTCCAATGGCCatactattaaattatatggtcattgtaattattcttttaataaaacaaaattctattattgtggtccaaaacttcaaaagtaCCTTCCTGCTATTGCACTCTGAGCTTGGCAAGAGCGACGGCAATTTTGGCACCCACAAGAGCATTGTTTTTTACAAGTGCAATATCTTGAGGAAGTTAAAGAAACCCAAGAGATAAAGCAGCAGACCATGTCCGAAATAAATGAATAGTTTTGCTCCGTCTCCGTCGTATTTGagtaaaaaaactaaactgtTGACCTGATATTACCAGAAATGCATGTAGCATATTTATTGTGATAAAAATGTTTGCAAAAAGGGTCAAAATTAAAGGATACTTGAAGCAAGTGAGGCTCCTCCAGTGAGTTCATTCACCCTTTTAAGTAAGAATGGAGTTTCAGCATTTCCCACAATGTTCTTCTCCCtaaaatgtgtatatacaaGTGGATGAGTTTCGGGGCGTAGCTCAACAATTAATGCATTAAGAACATTGCCCACTGATTGAAGGTTCAAATATTCGCCACGCTATACTCCTTATATGTTTAGAAAGTTGCAACGAAATTGGACTTGTGGATTTCTTACCGGGATTCTTGAAGTGCAGTTTGTATTGCGTTCTCAATTAAGCTCCCAGAAGCTGAATGCTCATTTGGAATTGGAACAGCAATCAGAACTCCACTTCCAAGCTCAAGATTCATGTTGGCATCTGCAGAGGAAGAcaataaaaaagtattaaatatatagaagaatGCAATGAGCAGCAACTATCATTTTAGATTGTCCAACtatgtgaaaaaaatatttgaatggcATCATACTTAGAACTCTGTAATTCAATTCCTTTGCAGAGAAGATAACAGTTCTTGTTGTATAAGTTTCCAGTGTTCTAATCTCTCACTTCTACAGCAACTGAGATTCTCTTCACTATAAAGTTCCACTTTTCTTAGGTTCTTAGATAGTACATATATGGCACTAAATCTAGTAAATATTGGAAGCAAAAAATAATTCGTCTTCTAATTGCATTTTAAGTCAAGAAAGGTTGAAGGTTCTTTAGTGACTTGCCGATAAGCTTTGCAGCCTCTTCTGGTGTATCAACACGACAAGGTGCCTGGATTTTGTACATCcatgaacaaaaacaaaacagaaagaataattttagtttcaaataataaaaacgcTGGCCCAACATGTGGCATGAGTGAAGATAACCACAAACTTAAGATGATCTTCAATTATACCATCATAAATGAGTGAAAGTATACCTGGAATTTGGTACCATCTAGACTAAATTGAGAAAGTGGAGTAACATTTTGCCTTTGATAAATAATAGATTACCAAGCCATTAGAGATTTGTGGAGATCTAGAAGGCAAAAAGAAGTTCCGCATTTCAATACCTTGCAGCCACTGGTTTCCGTGAAAAAAGCAGGAAATTCGTTTGTTCTATAAGCTGCAACACATACTCCCTGAGTTTCCTGTTAATAACATTTTTGGGCcagtgaataaaataaaaagaaagctGCACGATGTGTAAAAAGGTTTAAGGCAGGGAAATAGACAACTGTACCAAATATTCAAGGGTCCTGGGGATGTCTAATATTGATTTTACACCAGCTGAAATGACTGCTACAGGGGTTCTTCCTAGCTCAGTGAGATCAGAAGATATATCCATTGCTGAAAAAGGCAGTTGAAAACATACAGAAAAGTCATTCATGGGTTTGTGGGGGATTGCTTGCCATTCGTCCATACAAAAGTATCTATCTTACTTTGTTCACCATGTCTGTGAACGCCTCCAATGCCTCCAGTCACAAACACTGGGATGCCAACCTACAATAAATTTCCATGAACGGAACTAGTGAGAAGGttaaaaaactgaaaattgTGAAGTATGCTTAAGTATCAAATACAGAATAAAAAACCACAGTGACATGCTCACCTTAGAAGCAAAGAACATTGTTGCAGAAACAGTTGTAGCACCATTTCCTCCTCTGGCCACCTTATAAGACACAAGATAGCAGTGGTTAGAAtcctttccttattttctaaatattttccatgttagaatcctagaatatttatggaaagattatggaaatatttttcttattttctaaatcttttccttttatattcCCTTGTATaatctatttattctcccttgtacctaatgtatttttcattagaaaataataacaacaaacaatcgtgATTTTTCTCCAGGTACttgggtttccacgtaaaccGGCGTGTGTGCTTTGTCTctcctttcaatatggtattagagtaGGACATTGGACACACCCTAGAAAACACAACCAGTGATGGAAATCACACAGAGGAAACTACCGCCAGTTTTAATGTCGTCGTCACCGCCACTGTTGATGCTCGGATCAATGCTGCCATGGACGAATGGCTCTGCTGCCTTCAGAAAATGCCGGAAAACATAATTCGACAGATATTCTCGTCATTCACGCCGCCAGAACACACCCACGAGCCTCCACGCACTGCTGCCGGAAGTTCACGCGCTGGTCCATCCTAT
This genomic interval carries:
- the LOC101215435 gene encoding scarecrow-like protein 3 encodes the protein MFQDEGTSSITSSPLQFFTMMSLSPKLGSPYPWLRELKSEERGLYLIHLLLTCANHVAVGSLDSANLALDQISHLASPDGDTMQRIAAYFAEALADRILKTWPGLYKAFNSTKIPMVSEEILVKKLFFDMFPFLKVAFVLTNQAIVEAMEGEKMIHIIDLNANETAQWLALLQILSVRPEGPPHLRITGVHPRQEILDQMARRLTNEAEKLDIPFQFNSVVSRLEDLDMEKLRVKTGEALAINSVLQLHNFLGYDNEALQKPSPSAAKNVNGVQYSRYPHLNQTTLRELLDKDMVNGCSPSPDSVSSSALSQANATKIDSFLNGLWSLTPKVMVVTEQDSNHNGTTVMERLLEALHTYAAIFDCLESNMSRTSLERLKLEKMLFGEEIKNIIACEGAERKERHEKHETWNQRFDVAGFRQVSLSYYGMLQARSLLQGYGCGGYRMKEENGCVMICWQDRPLFSVSAWRCCK
- the LOC101217190 gene encoding uncharacterized protein LOC101217190 isoform X2, producing the protein MPYPQNLETAKEVETIVRKNGAVPATVAILDGTPCVGLNEKELERLSILGNRVQKTARRDIAQVVARGGNGATTVSATMFFASKVGIPVFVTGGIGGVHRHGEQTMDISSDLTELGRTPVAVISAGVKSILDIPRTLEYLETQGVCVAAYRTNEFPAFFTETSGCKAPCRVDTPEEAAKLIDANMNLELGSGVLIAVPIPNEHSASGSLIENAIQTALQESREKNIVGNAETPFLLKRVNELTGGASLASNIALVKNNALVGAKIAVALAKLRVQ
- the LOC101217190 gene encoding uncharacterized protein LOC101217190 isoform X1, which produces MASSSSALSRISNLSRHFHTPNSKTRDDPQGAIDAPGRGLIKISSEVSAAISRGHPVVALESTIISHGMPYPQNLETAKEVETIVRKNGAVPATVAILDGTPCVGLNEKELERLSILGNRVQKTARRDIAQVVARGGNGATTVSATMFFASKVGIPVFVTGGIGGVHRHGEQTMDISSDLTELGRTPVAVISAGVKSILDIPRTLEYLETQGVCVAAYRTNEFPAFFTETSGCKAPCRVDTPEEAAKLIDANMNLELGSGVLIAVPIPNEHSASGSLIENAIQTALQESREKNIVGNAETPFLLKRVNELTGGASLASNIALVKNNALVGAKIAVALAKLRVQ